In one Candidatus Dechloromonas phosphoritropha genomic region, the following are encoded:
- a CDS encoding oligosaccharide flippase family protein, with translation MRSSLFALGIMTTRRALVFSFLDRYASLLIAVASSMVIARLLTPAEIGVFSITMVLLMFVSAVRDMGAGQYLIQEKDLTTERLRAVWAVQLGLGLALACLVLLASYPVAIFYDEPRMRDIMLVVALNYAVNPFGSITYAWLMREMRFESIAIMRFSASLSGALVSIWLAWNDYGPISLAFGLLASTLVNALSAIYFRPKSFPWLPGVSEIRCVLSFGSQLTASSVIDTLIAGAPELLLGKLQSLSDVGLYSRSNGLVEMFNRLFSDAVAAVCLPWFAEKSREQGSLTDPFLKATAYLTGIGWPFCLAVICLAHPIVLVLYGNQWDQAVDLTRLLALAAFFSVPVILCRTMLLSSGAVTEIVRVTVFIALQTVVLAAIGASHGLMALGLSMIVVAVVRTILWLRATSAHLGVPMLGILRTFRLSAAVAVVSAIGPIVALIVFGPYPQSLVFPLLIGGFGGLAGFVFAVMFFHHPLRVEILSLWTKLKGVVNY, from the coding sequence ATGCGAAGCAGTCTGTTCGCCCTTGGCATCATGACGACCCGCAGAGCACTCGTCTTTTCTTTTCTGGATCGCTATGCGAGTTTGTTGATCGCGGTGGCGTCTTCCATGGTAATTGCCAGGCTGCTTACGCCCGCCGAGATTGGTGTGTTTTCGATCACCATGGTGCTCCTCATGTTCGTGTCCGCTGTGCGAGATATGGGTGCAGGCCAATACTTGATTCAGGAAAAAGATCTCACTACTGAGCGCCTTAGGGCTGTTTGGGCCGTCCAGTTGGGTCTTGGCCTTGCGCTGGCGTGTTTGGTGTTGTTGGCCAGTTATCCCGTCGCGATTTTCTACGACGAGCCGCGCATGCGCGACATCATGCTGGTGGTGGCGTTGAACTACGCAGTCAACCCGTTTGGCTCAATAACCTACGCCTGGCTGATGCGGGAAATGCGTTTTGAAAGTATCGCCATTATGCGCTTCTCGGCAAGCCTCAGCGGGGCGCTCGTGTCAATCTGGCTGGCCTGGAATGACTATGGTCCGATCAGTCTGGCTTTCGGCTTGCTGGCTTCTACTCTGGTCAATGCCTTGTCGGCGATTTATTTCCGGCCAAAGTCCTTTCCGTGGCTGCCGGGGGTGAGCGAAATCAGGTGTGTGCTGAGTTTTGGCTCGCAACTTACCGCCAGTTCAGTGATCGATACGCTTATCGCAGGCGCGCCAGAACTTTTGCTCGGCAAGTTGCAGAGCCTTAGCGACGTGGGTCTGTATTCTCGGTCCAATGGTCTGGTAGAGATGTTTAACAGGCTTTTTTCGGATGCCGTGGCTGCCGTGTGCCTGCCCTGGTTTGCCGAGAAATCGCGGGAGCAAGGGAGTTTGACGGACCCCTTTCTCAAAGCTACGGCATACCTTACGGGTATTGGGTGGCCTTTTTGTCTCGCCGTTATTTGCTTGGCCCACCCTATTGTGCTGGTTCTGTATGGCAATCAGTGGGACCAAGCCGTGGATTTGACGCGCCTACTGGCGCTAGCCGCATTTTTCAGTGTACCAGTTATTTTGTGCCGCACCATGCTGTTATCGTCCGGTGCAGTCACCGAAATCGTCCGTGTGACTGTTTTCATTGCGCTTCAGACGGTGGTGTTGGCAGCAATCGGCGCCTCGCATGGTCTTATGGCGCTGGGCCTTTCCATGATCGTGGTGGCAGTGGTGCGTACTATACTCTGGCTGCGCGCAACGTCCGCACACCTTGGTGTCCCAATGCTCGGCATATTGCGCACATTTCGCTTGAGCGCTGCGGTTGCAGTGGTTTCGGCAATTGGACCGATAGTCGCCCTGATAGTCTTTGGACCCTACCCCCAGTCCCTAGTATTCCCACTATTGATTGGGGGCTTCGGTGGTTTGGCCGGATTCGTTTTCGCCGTGATGTTTTTTCATCACCCACTGAGGGTTGAAATTTTGTCACTCTGGACAAAGCTCAAGGGCGTGGTTAACTATTGA
- a CDS encoding glycosyltransferase: MALIPDEWEGVWQVRHQVLSRLSKYFHVTWVTPAQEWRKAWHWWGAPLPGSLPVRPTPENMMVYRPGKLLPKLYKPHLLASFLDRKRLAQAVKLLHDRGCRKIILYLWRPGFQTALDQVKHDLSCYHIDDEYSFSEIEQPVSEDERRLISRVGQVFIHSPALLNKKGSLNSHTTFVPNGVDFLAHAVPRSEPEDLKAIHHPRVGYIGVIKSQLDFDLLVSLASRHQNWSFVLVGPRNRLNEHDTQLAERLSQMANVYFLGGKPVEVLPAYMQHMDVCIMCYRIDGYTKYIYPVKLHEYLATGRPVIGAPIDSLRAFSEVVTLAQSTDEWSAALSASLQSDANAKERLDARQMVARRHDWEFLVQLIASTMCSRLGETYHDRFEHIVRQSVC, translated from the coding sequence TTGGCGCTGATCCCCGATGAATGGGAAGGGGTCTGGCAGGTTCGTCACCAAGTGCTTTCGAGGTTGTCAAAGTATTTTCATGTGACCTGGGTTACACCGGCCCAGGAGTGGCGAAAGGCATGGCATTGGTGGGGGGCACCACTCCCGGGTTCTTTGCCGGTACGACCGACCCCTGAAAACATGATGGTGTACCGGCCAGGGAAATTACTTCCCAAACTTTACAAGCCACATCTCCTGGCTTCCTTCTTGGACCGGAAGCGCTTGGCACAAGCCGTAAAACTCTTGCATGATCGCGGATGTCGAAAAATCATCCTGTATCTCTGGCGTCCGGGCTTTCAAACTGCACTCGATCAGGTAAAGCATGACCTAAGCTGCTATCACATTGATGACGAATACAGCTTTTCAGAAATCGAACAGCCGGTATCCGAGGACGAACGGCGCCTCATCTCTCGTGTCGGTCAGGTGTTCATTCATAGTCCTGCATTACTCAACAAGAAGGGATCGCTCAATTCCCACACTACGTTTGTGCCAAATGGTGTTGACTTTCTAGCTCACGCAGTGCCACGATCAGAGCCAGAAGACCTTAAGGCCATTCATCATCCCCGCGTTGGTTATATTGGCGTCATAAAAAGCCAGTTGGATTTTGATTTGCTGGTATCACTGGCCAGCCGGCATCAGAACTGGTCATTTGTACTCGTCGGACCGCGCAATCGCCTGAACGAGCATGATACCCAACTCGCCGAACGCCTCTCACAAATGGCGAACGTCTATTTTCTGGGTGGGAAACCGGTTGAAGTCTTGCCCGCCTATATGCAACATATGGACGTGTGCATCATGTGTTACCGGATAGATGGTTATACAAAATACATCTACCCAGTGAAATTGCATGAATACCTTGCGACCGGCCGTCCCGTTATTGGTGCGCCGATCGATTCCTTACGGGCATTTTCGGAAGTCGTCACGCTGGCGCAGTCGACTGATGAGTGGTCAGCAGCCTTGTCGGCCAGTTTGCAAAGTGACGCGAACGCAAAGGAGAGGCTTGATGCGCGGCAAATGGTTGCGCGCAGGCACGACTGGGAATTTTTGGTTCAATTGATCGCTTCCACCATGTGTTCGCGTCTTGGAGAGACCTACCACGACCGGTTCGAACATATTGTTCGCCAGTCTGTTTGCTGA
- a CDS encoding VCBS repeat-containing protein — translation MKQSLQLLFCLFVASIAMTAYCAGEDLSRGSSVGAPGRKSAPTSSIAIPAFTRQVVDASNSGDCKALGDINGDGKPDLIVGGATLVWYRNPDWQKFTIATASNEFTTDCQVKDINNDGRLDIVTADGNGANNVIWFENLGAGKRLMNWGASGGVGWVRHVIGTHGNWAHDVEVGDFDGDGRPDVLTHGHGTHIWYQNGPDAWVDRNLSSIDKTKEGVGIGDVDGDGRIDYVQGGWWFKNPGGRTSAWTQYQFAPGYDGGSFTAAVGDLNRDGRPDVVLAEQHSRRELAWYSAPADPRRGGWTKNVLASDIGAHKLNIVDLNGDGRPDLVVGLELAELRIYISGGGASPTFTKKTLNNTGCHNARVGDVNGDGSVDILCANFISHPPVELWLNQPPSSMALNKWRYINVDSARAKMATGYPAFGLAFGDINRDGRVDIVSGKYFYRNPGGDLTGAWARSTFPVDADAMLVLDVDGDGQLDVIAQALPNIYWFKPNTDGSQWTARSVASLTPTEHTNSQGYRLARIVAGSPRPEIVFTTGDGVWYLRIPDSPVTGTWPSVKIASGTTEDVLAVGDIDGDGLDDIVASDIVNGKTIYWYQNPGTGAGNWSRRTVGDVTDWADRVELVDISGDGHRDIVVSVENGKATGAVTYWFQSPQYPRTQAWTRRSIATQGSTNSMSAADMDGDGTIEVVTGEHKGQLRVRIWKSGDGGRTWTDTVVDAGKESHLGARLVDLNGDGTLDIVSIAYDAFQNLHLWRNDAMR, via the coding sequence ATGAAACAATCCTTGCAACTGCTTTTTTGTCTGTTTGTCGCGAGCATCGCGATGACGGCATATTGTGCCGGTGAGGACTTGTCGCGGGGTTCAAGTGTGGGAGCACCTGGTCGCAAATCAGCGCCAACGTCGAGCATTGCAATTCCCGCTTTTACACGCCAAGTGGTCGATGCGAGCAACTCGGGAGACTGCAAGGCGCTGGGCGACATCAACGGAGACGGCAAGCCCGATTTGATCGTGGGTGGGGCAACGCTGGTGTGGTATCGCAATCCTGACTGGCAGAAGTTCACCATTGCCACGGCCAGTAACGAATTCACCACCGACTGTCAGGTGAAGGACATCAACAATGACGGCAGGTTGGACATCGTCACGGCGGACGGCAACGGTGCCAACAATGTCATCTGGTTCGAAAACCTGGGCGCCGGCAAGCGCTTGATGAATTGGGGAGCCTCTGGTGGCGTTGGATGGGTCCGACACGTGATAGGCACACACGGCAACTGGGCGCACGACGTTGAGGTGGGCGACTTCGATGGTGACGGTCGGCCCGATGTACTCACCCATGGCCATGGAACCCATATCTGGTACCAGAATGGGCCCGATGCGTGGGTTGACCGCAACCTCAGTTCAATCGACAAGACCAAGGAGGGGGTTGGAATCGGCGACGTGGATGGTGATGGACGCATCGACTACGTGCAGGGCGGATGGTGGTTTAAGAATCCAGGCGGCAGGACCAGTGCCTGGACGCAGTACCAATTCGCCCCGGGGTATGACGGTGGTAGCTTCACGGCCGCTGTGGGCGATCTAAACAGGGATGGGAGGCCCGATGTGGTGCTGGCGGAACAGCATAGCCGCAGGGAACTGGCCTGGTACAGTGCGCCGGCAGATCCGCGCCGGGGTGGTTGGACCAAGAACGTGCTGGCATCCGACATTGGCGCGCACAAGCTGAACATTGTCGACCTCAATGGCGACGGCCGCCCCGACCTCGTGGTGGGACTGGAACTGGCGGAGTTGCGCATCTACATCAGCGGCGGCGGGGCATCGCCCACATTCACCAAGAAGACGCTCAACAACACCGGTTGCCACAACGCCCGCGTCGGTGACGTCAACGGTGACGGCAGCGTTGACATTTTGTGTGCCAACTTTATCAGCCATCCACCGGTTGAACTCTGGCTCAACCAGCCGCCCTCCTCGATGGCCCTGAATAAATGGCGGTACATCAACGTCGACTCGGCGCGCGCAAAGATGGCCACCGGATATCCGGCGTTCGGCCTGGCCTTCGGCGACATCAATCGCGACGGGCGGGTCGACATCGTGTCCGGGAAGTATTTCTACCGCAACCCGGGCGGTGACCTGACCGGCGCATGGGCGCGCAGCACGTTCCCGGTCGATGCGGATGCCATGCTGGTGCTTGACGTCGATGGGGACGGCCAGTTAGACGTGATCGCCCAAGCCTTGCCGAACATCTATTGGTTCAAGCCTAACACCGATGGCAGCCAGTGGACAGCACGTAGCGTGGCGAGCCTGACGCCCACCGAACACACCAACAGCCAAGGCTATCGGCTCGCACGCATCGTGGCCGGTAGCCCTCGGCCCGAGATCGTGTTCACCACGGGTGACGGCGTGTGGTACCTGCGCATTCCGGACAGTCCCGTAACAGGCACTTGGCCCAGCGTCAAGATTGCATCGGGTACGACGGAAGACGTGCTGGCGGTGGGTGACATCGATGGCGATGGGCTCGATGACATCGTGGCCTCTGACATAGTGAACGGCAAGACGATCTACTGGTATCAGAATCCGGGCACCGGCGCCGGCAACTGGAGCCGTCGCACGGTGGGCGACGTCACTGACTGGGCCGACCGGGTCGAGTTGGTTGACATCAGCGGCGATGGCCACCGCGATATCGTGGTGTCGGTGGAGAATGGCAAAGCAACCGGTGCGGTGACATACTGGTTCCAGTCCCCCCAGTATCCGAGGACCCAGGCGTGGACAAGACGCTCGATTGCGACCCAGGGTTCAACCAACTCCATGAGTGCTGCCGACATGGATGGCGACGGAACGATTGAGGTGGTCACCGGTGAGCACAAGGGCCAGTTGCGGGTGCGCATCTGGAAGTCCGGCGATGGAGGTCGGACTTGGACCGATACCGTGGTGGACGCCGGCAAGGAAAGCCATCTAGGCGCACGACTGGTGGACCTCAACGGTGACGGCACACTCGATATCGTCAGCATCGCCTATGACGCATTCCAGAATCTGCATCTCTGGCGCAACGATGCCATGCGTTAG
- a CDS encoding FkbM family methyltransferase: protein MFGRQQWPGASTIQVGVGAGLRFNHATSNPDYAYGSNELPVQQVLAQYLARDAVFYDVGANVGFLTVIGARLVGPRGIVYAFEPVPDNAAFVRSNAAANGFMNVEVIEKAVTSHSGSAELALATYSGGAVLSEFATPPDAAGMLRVDLASIDDLVERSGLKPPSFVKIDVEGAELSVLQGMERTAARHRPMILYELDDAESEPLQRKQAECEQWLLARGYRVAELPVSYAGIDWLVKHFLATPIEPG from the coding sequence ATGTTCGGACGGCAGCAGTGGCCCGGTGCCAGCACAATTCAGGTAGGCGTCGGTGCCGGACTGCGATTCAATCATGCAACATCAAATCCGGACTATGCTTACGGATCCAACGAGCTACCGGTTCAACAGGTCCTTGCGCAGTACCTCGCGAGAGATGCTGTGTTCTACGACGTTGGCGCCAATGTTGGATTTTTGACCGTGATCGGTGCGCGCCTTGTCGGTCCCCGGGGCATCGTCTACGCGTTTGAGCCTGTACCCGATAACGCCGCCTTTGTCCGAAGTAATGCCGCGGCGAACGGGTTCATGAATGTGGAGGTTATTGAGAAGGCGGTAACCAGCCATAGCGGCAGCGCTGAGCTTGCTCTTGCGACCTATTCCGGAGGTGCGGTCCTTTCGGAATTTGCTACGCCACCTGATGCGGCTGGCATGTTGCGGGTGGACTTGGCGAGTATCGACGATCTTGTCGAGCGCTCAGGACTGAAACCGCCCTCATTCGTGAAGATCGACGTTGAAGGCGCCGAACTGAGTGTCCTCCAGGGAATGGAGCGTACGGCCGCGCGCCACCGCCCAATGATTCTGTACGAGCTTGACGATGCCGAGTCCGAACCGTTGCAGCGTAAGCAGGCCGAATGCGAGCAATGGCTGCTCGCGCGCGGCTATCGGGTTGCTGAGTTGCCAGTGTCATATGCGGGCATCGACTGGCTGGTGAAGCACTTCCTTGCTACACCGATCGAACCTGGTTGA
- a CDS encoding nucleotide-binding protein, protein MGAVPEGPAPLVSDDFDDNLATGKVVGSIGASGLLRKGVDREGVISIDNGALRIQPLLTPGWGRAGIAYGPYRRQNGLALAVFMLNGHNTAQSESLTETFRDRFDRWLVGAEVHRRRQRLVQWLRSKRKSRMLRQWRWWWQTRKGAKPVVRIDENLALGWFGSEVPGDPLAEGNSLVMHATGPENGELWARVGDQILPAVGGVQNLPVYYVVVLREQGAVYYAASVNGANGFGTYPGLRPIAIDPFNKVPSVHAGLFQATLGQIGFRLDTRVYGMRVAEVPGWSSWYGSAHAADMLDGNGGLADSLSEVGGRWHQVSGRFERTASGIEASDATSLVLLPLAAPTGLVHVVVECAEHPSQAVGLIWRCADVDNYWQLTVTTTGCELAIREQGQWTRIARDDSVRLIPKSMHSLQVLDDGRCIGLHLNGKLLFDTRFDDERLKTAAGVGLTIFDAISGLRLSRFEAHARTCPLPPVLDQGAPWWRLGQKIAITETFEGIARDLIDKPTTTGGKTWQRTIGDGHLDVTGTSSAKVRADAMHPNPGRLAYTVDWEYPEFADLEVEITPPGSMRGQREHGRAGLVFWQDDSNYILINNWLNDSYGGASVSCFSCLDGFEDIYDAVWSNVGAGIRWGDSHRLRIAFDGMHLMALLDDEPVLYRALTDIYSDASRLLIRRVGLIANWEWGNDTGSTFHKFCARV, encoded by the coding sequence ATGGGTGCGGTCCCCGAAGGCCCCGCGCCCTTGGTCAGTGATGACTTTGACGACAACCTGGCCACTGGGAAGGTGGTGGGCTCCATCGGCGCGAGTGGCTTACTACGCAAAGGCGTTGATCGTGAAGGGGTCATCAGCATTGACAACGGCGCCCTGCGCATCCAGCCGTTGCTGACCCCCGGCTGGGGGCGTGCGGGTATCGCTTATGGACCCTATCGACGGCAGAATGGTCTGGCTCTGGCGGTTTTCATGCTCAACGGTCACAACACAGCACAATCTGAAAGTCTTACAGAAACCTTCCGTGATCGTTTTGACCGCTGGCTGGTTGGCGCTGAGGTGCATCGCCGCCGACAACGTCTCGTGCAGTGGCTGCGCAGCAAACGCAAGAGCCGCATGTTGCGGCAGTGGCGTTGGTGGTGGCAGACGAGAAAAGGCGCGAAACCCGTGGTCCGGATTGACGAGAATCTCGCGCTGGGCTGGTTTGGTAGTGAGGTACCCGGAGATCCTTTGGCTGAGGGTAACAGTCTGGTAATGCACGCCACTGGGCCCGAAAACGGAGAACTGTGGGCCAGAGTTGGTGACCAAATCTTACCTGCCGTGGGCGGTGTGCAGAATTTGCCCGTCTACTATGTCGTAGTGCTACGCGAACAGGGCGCCGTCTACTACGCTGCCTCGGTGAACGGGGCGAACGGATTCGGCACCTACCCCGGACTGCGACCGATTGCGATAGACCCTTTCAATAAAGTACCTAGCGTTCACGCCGGTCTGTTCCAGGCTACGCTTGGCCAGATCGGGTTTCGGCTCGACACCCGCGTTTATGGAATGCGGGTTGCTGAAGTTCCGGGATGGTCAAGCTGGTATGGAAGTGCGCATGCGGCAGACATGCTTGATGGCAATGGGGGACTGGCCGATTCCCTGAGCGAGGTCGGCGGCCGCTGGCATCAGGTCAGCGGTCGTTTCGAGAGAACGGCCAGTGGCATAGAAGCTTCAGACGCGACGAGTCTGGTGCTGCTCCCGCTTGCTGCACCCACCGGGTTGGTCCACGTTGTTGTCGAATGTGCGGAGCACCCCTCACAGGCAGTCGGCTTGATCTGGCGTTGTGCCGATGTAGACAACTACTGGCAGTTGACCGTAACCACCACTGGATGCGAGTTGGCCATTCGAGAGCAAGGCCAATGGACCCGTATCGCGAGAGATGACAGCGTGCGACTGATACCCAAGTCGATGCACTCACTGCAGGTTCTCGACGATGGCCGTTGCATCGGCCTTCATCTGAATGGCAAGCTGCTATTCGATACGCGCTTTGACGACGAAAGGCTGAAAACGGCTGCTGGCGTAGGTCTTACCATATTCGACGCGATCAGCGGCCTTCGGTTGAGCCGGTTCGAGGCTCACGCGCGCACCTGCCCGCTGCCGCCAGTTCTCGACCAGGGCGCGCCCTGGTGGCGCCTCGGGCAGAAGATCGCCATTACCGAGACCTTTGAAGGGATAGCGCGTGACCTGATAGACAAACCGACAACGACCGGCGGCAAGACGTGGCAGCGAACGATCGGCGATGGACACCTCGATGTCACTGGAACCAGTTCTGCAAAAGTCCGCGCAGACGCCATGCACCCAAACCCGGGCAGACTCGCCTACACCGTCGATTGGGAATACCCGGAATTCGCCGACCTTGAAGTTGAGATCACACCACCTGGCTCCATGCGGGGGCAGCGCGAGCACGGGCGGGCGGGCTTGGTGTTTTGGCAAGACGATTCGAACTACATATTGATTAACAACTGGCTTAATGATAGCTATGGTGGTGCCTCGGTGTCTTGTTTCTCCTGCCTGGACGGCTTTGAGGATATCTATGACGCGGTGTGGAGTAATGTCGGTGCCGGTATTCGTTGGGGCGACAGCCATCGGCTCCGGATTGCCTTTGACGGAATGCACTTGATGGCGTTGCTCGACGATGAGCCCGTTCTGTATCGCGCCTTGACAGATATCTACTCTGATGCCAGCCGCCTTCTGATTCGTCGGGTCGGTTTGATCGCCAACTGGGAGTGGGGAAATGACACGGGAAGTACATTCCACAAGTTCTGCGCTCGAGTTTGA
- a CDS encoding glycosyltransferase family 4 protein, translated as MKVAYVTQPYDGVLPPRQNSIGLIVYNTALEVARSAQVTLYLRPVDGSTPTENLPFGFAFTRSLSDELLQSLASRYPRWTRRLGLAERADSYLGWAGAVAGGLRRASVDVVHVMNYWGWSKRLRGNRLVLEMQSEWLSQMNHDVVAEQLRGVHAVVAVSGHVERLFRAAFPDYQGVVAVVHNGVDIDLFCPYPGAKPRDDNQRILFVGRLSPEKGVHTLLQAFADVVERFPRVRLDLVGPRTELPRRFLIGISDDPLVRALGRFYQPDGSSNYQQQLDALVREAGLERRVTFHGSLPHRDIVGLYQMADIVVNPSLSETFGISIVEGMACGVPVVGTRVGGMLDTIDDGVGRAVAPEDPVALTGAICAILEDRGLAGAMGECGRKRAVTHFTWSARAERLLDVYRRVCDAN; from the coding sequence ATGAAGGTTGCCTATGTCACACAACCCTACGACGGTGTACTCCCGCCAAGGCAGAACTCGATTGGGCTGATCGTCTACAACACGGCGCTCGAGGTCGCTCGCTCTGCACAGGTCACGCTATATCTGCGGCCGGTTGACGGCAGCACGCCAACTGAAAATTTACCGTTTGGATTCGCCTTTACACGTTCGCTTTCTGACGAACTCTTGCAGTCGCTGGCCAGTCGCTATCCTCGCTGGACCCGCCGACTTGGTCTTGCTGAACGTGCCGACTCTTATCTGGGCTGGGCCGGTGCGGTAGCTGGTGGGTTGCGCCGTGCATCGGTCGATGTGGTCCACGTCATGAATTATTGGGGCTGGAGTAAGCGGTTACGGGGCAATCGGCTTGTGCTGGAAATGCAGAGCGAGTGGCTGTCGCAAATGAACCACGATGTCGTCGCCGAGCAACTCCGTGGGGTCCACGCGGTCGTCGCTGTCAGTGGTCATGTGGAACGCCTTTTCCGGGCCGCCTTTCCTGACTACCAAGGGGTGGTTGCGGTCGTGCACAATGGGGTAGATATCGATTTGTTTTGCCCATATCCGGGCGCAAAGCCGCGCGATGACAACCAACGGATACTGTTTGTTGGCCGCCTGTCGCCGGAGAAGGGTGTGCACACGCTGCTGCAAGCCTTCGCGGACGTTGTGGAACGTTTTCCACGGGTACGACTCGACCTTGTAGGACCACGCACAGAGCTGCCAAGACGATTCCTTATTGGCATCTCCGATGACCCTCTGGTGCGAGCACTAGGGCGTTTCTACCAGCCCGACGGCAGTTCGAACTATCAACAACAACTCGATGCACTTGTGCGCGAGGCTGGCTTGGAGCGCCGGGTGACCTTTCACGGTAGTCTGCCACATCGGGATATTGTCGGGCTCTACCAGATGGCGGACATCGTCGTAAATCCGTCATTGAGTGAGACATTCGGTATTTCTATAGTGGAGGGGATGGCGTGCGGTGTGCCTGTGGTTGGGACGCGCGTGGGCGGAATGCTGGATACGATCGACGACGGTGTCGGCCGTGCCGTTGCGCCAGAGGATCCGGTGGCGCTCACTGGGGCTATCTGCGCTATTCTGGAAGACCGCGGGCTTGCTGGTGCAATGGGTGAATGTGGCCGTAAGCGTGCCGTGACACATTTCACATGGAGTGCGCGTGCCGAGCGACTGCTCGACGTCTACCGCCGTGTCTGCGATGCAAACTAA
- a CDS encoding NAD-dependent epimerase/dehydratase family protein produces MMESILVTGGAGNIGSALVRVLVERPDTRVVVADNLLTGSVEKIRLNVPNMVFVKSDCNDFDDVASLFYRFQFTHVFHFAAVVGVQRTLANPMLVLRDIAGIENILRLCKNTGVRRIYFSSSSEVYGEPFEIPQNENTTPLNSRLPYAVVKNVCEVYLRTFQREYELPYTIFRFFNTYGPRQSEDFVLPRYVRAALRGDPLLVYGDGSQTRTFCYVDDTVDTCVRAHALGAFENDVINVGSENEITILELARTVVRLSGSNSRIEFLPPLSEGDMTRRCPDISKMRQLLDRPLVALEDGIHRLIEHYRTDPSANARAPLVPH; encoded by the coding sequence ATGATGGAATCAATTCTTGTGACCGGTGGGGCAGGCAATATTGGTAGTGCGCTCGTGCGCGTGCTTGTGGAACGGCCTGACACCAGGGTGGTGGTCGCGGACAACCTTTTGACCGGCAGCGTTGAAAAAATCCGGCTGAATGTCCCGAACATGGTTTTCGTCAAAAGTGACTGCAACGATTTTGACGATGTTGCCTCGCTGTTTTATCGTTTTCAGTTTACGCACGTCTTTCACTTTGCCGCTGTAGTCGGCGTACAGAGGACGCTGGCCAACCCAATGCTCGTACTGCGTGACATTGCAGGTATTGAGAACATCTTGCGGTTGTGCAAGAACACCGGTGTGCGACGCATTTATTTCTCTTCGTCTTCGGAGGTTTACGGAGAACCTTTCGAAATTCCGCAGAACGAAAACACGACACCCCTGAATTCACGGTTGCCATACGCCGTTGTCAAGAACGTGTGTGAAGTCTACCTGCGGACCTTCCAACGTGAATATGAACTGCCTTACACGATCTTCCGGTTCTTCAATACCTACGGTCCTCGCCAGAGCGAGGACTTCGTGCTGCCGCGGTATGTACGCGCCGCACTGCGCGGGGATCCTCTGCTCGTTTATGGCGATGGCTCGCAAACGCGAACTTTCTGCTATGTTGACGACACAGTAGACACATGCGTGAGGGCACATGCGCTGGGCGCCTTCGAGAATGACGTTATCAATGTCGGTAGCGAGAACGAGATCACAATCCTTGAGTTGGCGCGCACCGTGGTGAGACTCTCAGGCAGCAACTCGCGCATCGAATTTCTGCCGCCCCTCAGCGAGGGTGACATGACCCGCCGCTGTCCCGACATTAGCAAGATGCGCCAACTACTCGACCGCCCGTTGGTAGCGCTCGAAGACGGCATCCACCGACTGATTGAGCACTATAGGACTGACCCGTCCGCGAACGCACGGGCCCCTTTGGTGCCCCACTGA
- a CDS encoding glycosyltransferase family 2 protein — translation MFNGKDYLAAALESLLAQTYADFEIIISDNASTDGTSIICEDFARRDRRVRYYRQIKNVGAARNFNKTFELARGEYFKWHAHDDECAPTMLERCVARLDNNPEAVLCFTRTQFIDANGQYLSSRDHPLDLETENRTERFLQFVFPGHIVVEIFGVIRSDVLRKTPLIASYIGSDLVLLAEIGLYGPFLVVPEDLFFHREHPKRSVHAHSDAKARLAWFDTTRSGRFALPTWRLIKEHMMSLTRVRLHMAERARIVFGILRKTNWQRRQLAEEFMTFFSSSSGQTR, via the coding sequence GTGTTTAACGGGAAAGACTATCTTGCTGCTGCGCTTGAGTCGCTGCTCGCGCAGACATATGCAGACTTCGAAATCATTATTTCGGACAATGCTTCGACGGACGGTACAAGTATCATTTGCGAGGACTTTGCGCGGCGTGATCGCCGCGTTCGCTACTATCGCCAAATTAAAAACGTTGGTGCTGCGCGAAACTTCAACAAAACCTTTGAGTTGGCTCGCGGCGAGTATTTCAAATGGCACGCGCACGATGATGAATGCGCACCGACGATGTTGGAGCGCTGTGTCGCCCGCCTTGACAATAACCCGGAAGCTGTTCTCTGCTTCACTAGGACACAGTTTATTGACGCGAATGGACAGTATCTGAGCAGTCGAGATCATCCACTTGACCTGGAGACTGAAAATCGGACTGAACGCTTCCTGCAGTTTGTGTTTCCTGGGCACATTGTGGTCGAGATTTTTGGCGTCATTCGATCCGACGTACTCCGGAAGACCCCATTGATCGCCAGCTACATTGGATCCGATCTGGTGTTGCTCGCCGAGATCGGTTTGTACGGTCCCTTTCTGGTGGTCCCCGAGGACCTATTCTTTCACCGCGAGCATCCGAAACGTTCAGTCCATGCCCACAGCGACGCGAAGGCACGCTTGGCGTGGTTTGATACAACCAGGTCGGGGCGTTTCGCCCTGCCCACATGGCGACTAATCAAGGAACACATGATGTCGCTGACTCGCGTGCGCCTGCACATGGCAGAGCGGGCACGCATCGTTTTCGGCATTTTGCGAAAAACTAACTGGCAGCGTCGACAGCTGGCCGAAGAATTCATGACATTTTTCAGCTCGTCTAGCGGCCAAACAAGGTAA